From Halococcus saccharolyticus DSM 5350, the proteins below share one genomic window:
- a CDS encoding TrkH family potassium uptake protein, with amino-acid sequence MRTDRLSAVTDALSFDLDIYIDYKSSLGFVGLVLKYMALAPLVPAAVALYYGEDPIPFLVTIAAMGGLGVVLDRLRSDAQLGHREAFLVVSLTWLIVPLVGMLPYLLAGQGTIAHPANAFFESMSGFTTTGSTVLAEISFEQHSRSILLWRQLTQWIGGMGILVLMVAILPELSVGGAQVIGEEAPGLSIEKLTPRIQDTARALWGIYVGFTALAVTVYYGLHLAGVAPAMDFYNAVSHALTTLPTGGFSPEARSVEAFSPAIQWAVIVFMIVAGTNFALFWYAMRGEPGRLFRNVEFRSYLLAMGVVGGLLAVLLFAGVGLDEVPSGVATIPGNVEHSVRQAVFQTAAIVTTTGYASMDFNTWDQSSQVVLLFAMFLGGSAGSAAGSIKIIRWYLVQKAMARELFTSIHPEAVRPIELPSGPTDEDTIRSVFVFVMLFIVIFAVSTIVLYIDGHLIGLELSGIEAVSAAIATLGNVGPGVGVVGPMNNFLPFSGVAKVYMALLMWIGRLEILSVLIVFTPSYWRV; translated from the coding sequence ATGCGCACCGACCGGCTGAGTGCGGTGACTGACGCTCTCAGCTTCGATCTCGACATCTATATCGACTACAAGTCGAGTCTGGGGTTCGTCGGCCTGGTGCTCAAATACATGGCGCTCGCGCCGCTCGTACCGGCGGCGGTCGCACTCTACTACGGCGAGGACCCGATCCCGTTTCTCGTGACGATCGCGGCGATGGGCGGGCTGGGCGTCGTCCTCGATCGGCTCCGATCCGACGCTCAGCTCGGCCACCGCGAGGCGTTCCTCGTTGTGAGCCTCACGTGGCTGATCGTCCCGCTGGTCGGGATGCTCCCGTACCTGCTCGCGGGCCAGGGTACGATCGCCCACCCGGCGAACGCCTTCTTCGAGAGCATGAGCGGGTTCACCACGACGGGATCGACCGTCCTCGCGGAGATCTCATTCGAACAGCACTCGCGGTCGATTCTGTTGTGGCGACAGCTCACCCAGTGGATCGGAGGGATGGGGATTCTGGTGCTCATGGTCGCCATCCTCCCCGAACTCTCGGTCGGTGGCGCACAGGTCATCGGCGAGGAAGCACCCGGCCTCTCGATCGAGAAGCTTACCCCGCGGATTCAGGACACCGCTCGGGCGCTCTGGGGGATCTACGTCGGGTTCACGGCGCTCGCGGTCACGGTGTACTACGGCCTCCACCTCGCCGGCGTAGCCCCCGCAATGGATTTCTACAACGCGGTCTCACACGCCCTGACAACGCTTCCGACGGGCGGGTTCTCGCCCGAAGCACGGAGCGTCGAGGCGTTCTCGCCGGCGATCCAGTGGGCAGTGATCGTCTTCATGATCGTCGCCGGCACCAACTTCGCGCTCTTTTGGTACGCCATGCGCGGCGAACCCGGACGGCTGTTCCGCAACGTCGAGTTCCGGTCGTATCTCCTCGCGATGGGCGTCGTCGGCGGCCTCCTCGCTGTTTTGCTGTTCGCCGGCGTCGGCCTCGACGAGGTTCCCTCCGGAGTCGCGACGATCCCTGGCAACGTCGAGCACTCGGTGCGCCAGGCCGTTTTCCAGACCGCCGCGATCGTGACCACCACGGGCTACGCGAGCATGGATTTCAACACGTGGGACCAGTCGAGCCAGGTCGTGCTCCTCTTTGCGATGTTTCTGGGAGGGTCTGCGGGCTCCGCAGCGGGCTCGATCAAGATCATCCGGTGGTATCTCGTGCAGAAGGCGATGGCCCGGGAGCTGTTCACCTCGATCCACCCCGAAGCGGTGCGGCCGATCGAGCTCCCCTCGGGACCGACCGACGAGGACACGATCCGGAGCGTGTTCGTGTTCGTGATGCTCTTCATCGTGATCTTCGCGGTTTCGACGATAGTGCTCTACATCGACGGCCACCTGATCGGCCTCGAACTCTCCGGCATCGAGGCGGTGAGCGCGGCGATCGCGACGCTCGGCAACGTCGGACCCGGGGTCGGCGTCGTGGGGCCGATGAACAACTTCCTGCCGTTCTCGGGGGTTGCGAAGGTCTACATGGCGCTGTTGATGTGGATCGGCCGCCTCGAGATCCTCTCGGTCCTCATCGTGTTCACTCCCTCGTACTGGCGAGTCTGA
- a CDS encoding WD40/YVTN/BNR-like repeat-containing protein gives MPTIHAAMRNGLLVAERDDDDAADHDAWRTTQRLGDHDLECVAVHPEAPGRVFVGTFDAGLHRSQDGGESFERVGEGTIGEHVMSLAVDPESPKTIWTGTEPSAVYRSTDGGESWERREGLTDLPSSSEWSFPPRPDTHHVRWIEPDPHSPDHLYVGIEAGALVETHDAGATWEDRVETARVDNHSLATHPDAPERAWSAAGDGYAETHDAGETWVHPQEGLGHRYCWSVAVDPADPDTVLLSSASGPRSAHNADTAESYVYRKRGNGSESDADSWERLDDRGLPTGEGVVRAVLAPGAAGEFYAVNNRGLFFTTDAGDSWTRLGVEWPAAFESQTPRGLAVLG, from the coding sequence ATGCCAACGATCCACGCCGCGATGCGGAACGGGCTGCTCGTCGCCGAACGCGACGACGATGACGCCGCGGACCACGACGCCTGGCGGACGACGCAACGCCTCGGGGATCACGACCTCGAATGCGTCGCGGTCCACCCCGAGGCTCCCGGTCGCGTCTTCGTCGGGACGTTCGACGCGGGGCTCCACCGGAGCCAGGACGGTGGGGAGAGCTTCGAGCGCGTCGGCGAAGGAACCATCGGCGAGCACGTGATGTCGCTCGCAGTCGATCCGGAGAGTCCGAAAACGATCTGGACCGGGACCGAGCCGAGCGCGGTCTACCGATCGACCGACGGCGGCGAGTCGTGGGAGCGCCGCGAAGGACTCACCGACCTGCCGTCCTCGTCGGAGTGGTCGTTCCCGCCGCGGCCCGACACCCACCACGTCCGGTGGATCGAACCCGACCCCCACAGCCCGGACCATCTCTACGTCGGGATCGAGGCAGGTGCGCTGGTCGAAACCCACGACGCCGGCGCGACGTGGGAGGACCGCGTCGAAACCGCGCGCGTCGACAACCACTCCCTCGCCACGCACCCCGATGCGCCCGAACGCGCGTGGTCGGCGGCGGGCGACGGCTACGCCGAGACTCACGACGCCGGTGAGACGTGGGTCCATCCGCAAGAAGGTCTCGGCCACCGGTACTGCTGGAGCGTCGCGGTCGATCCTGCCGATCCCGATACCGTCCTACTCTCGTCTGCAAGCGGTCCTCGATCGGCACACAACGCCGACACCGCCGAGAGCTACGTCTACCGCAAGCGTGGCAATGGCTCGGAGTCGGATGCCGACTCGTGGGAGCGCCTCGACGACCGCGGCCTCCCGACCGGCGAGGGCGTCGTCCGCGCGGTGCTCGCGCCGGGCGCGGCGGGCGAGTTCTACGCGGTCAACAACCGTGGTCTCTTTTTCACGACCGACGCCGGCGATTCCTGGACCCGTCTCGGCGTCGAGTGGCCTGCGGCGTTCGAGTCACAGACGCCGCGCGGCCTCGCCGTGCTCGGCTGA
- a CDS encoding PrsW family intramembrane metalloprotease, translated as MVDGHDPVQARDDGTRDLYDVTTWEVRSPLDGIAVTLYRVLQATAQLILVLASLAILWLLLSSTDLTRVTNPIVGGFTLLSILPALALVAFVWHTDVTSAEPLSLLAATFALGTLFAGFAALVNSAFGNVFELVPVVGTVWFFYLVVGPVEETVKWLAVRIYAYRSSRFDAVIDGAVYGAVAGLGFASIENALYITDAVSTPVIGNILGAGGGITPARAIAGPGHVIYSAFAGYYLGLAKFNRDRAGPIVIKGLLIAALIHATYNTLTFVPAIAAAVLGVPNFVTLLGFVVLYDGFFGYFLYRKLARYRATYRAFYADRDGPTPTTERTEFEN; from the coding sequence ATGGTGGACGGACACGATCCGGTGCAGGCGCGCGACGACGGGACGCGCGATCTCTACGATGTGACGACGTGGGAGGTGCGGTCGCCGCTCGACGGGATCGCGGTCACGCTCTATCGGGTGTTGCAGGCGACCGCACAACTAATCCTGGTGCTCGCGTCGCTCGCCATCCTCTGGTTGTTGCTGTCGAGCACCGATCTCACGCGAGTCACGAACCCCATCGTCGGCGGGTTCACGCTGCTGTCGATCCTGCCGGCGCTCGCGCTCGTCGCGTTCGTCTGGCATACGGATGTGACGTCGGCGGAGCCACTATCCTTGCTCGCTGCGACGTTCGCGCTCGGGACACTGTTCGCGGGGTTCGCCGCGCTGGTCAACTCCGCATTCGGTAACGTGTTCGAACTGGTGCCGGTGGTGGGAACGGTCTGGTTTTTCTATCTCGTGGTCGGACCGGTCGAGGAGACGGTGAAGTGGCTCGCAGTCAGGATCTACGCCTACCGGAGTTCGCGTTTCGACGCGGTGATCGACGGCGCGGTGTACGGTGCGGTCGCGGGTCTCGGGTTCGCATCGATCGAGAACGCCCTCTACATCACCGACGCAGTCAGCACCCCGGTGATCGGCAACATCCTCGGTGCGGGCGGCGGGATCACGCCCGCCCGCGCGATCGCCGGACCGGGCCACGTGATCTACTCGGCTTTCGCAGGCTACTACCTCGGGCTGGCGAAGTTCAACCGCGATCGTGCGGGCCCGATCGTGATCAAAGGCCTCCTGATCGCCGCGCTGATCCACGCGACCTACAACACGCTCACGTTCGTTCCGGCCATCGCGGCGGCGGTGCTCGGGGTTCCGAACTTCGTGACACTTCTTGGGTTCGTCGTGCTGTACGATGGGTTCTTCGGCTACTTCCTCTATCGAAAGCTCGCGCGGTATCGGGCGACCTATCGCGCGTTCTACGCCGACCGCGACGGCCCGACCCCCACGACCGAACGCACCGAGTTCGAGAACTGA
- a CDS encoding TIGR00341 family protein, producing MRLVQVTIPAGKREAILRTLDDEGIDYVLTEETSGREFTGVVSFPLPTTAVEPVLDRLRETGIDEDAYTVVLDAETVVSRRFDQLEERYDEEDTDKRIAREELHARARELVPTTGTYLVMTIVSAVVATAGLLLDSPAVVVGSMVIAPLIGPAMSTAVGTVVDDREMFRTGLRLQAVGLAIAIVAATAFAGLARVTNVIPPGTDVLAISQVRGRLTPDFLSLAVALGAGVAGAASLASGVSAAIVGVMIAAALVPPLGVIGIGIAWGLPGTVLGSTVLVLVNVLSINVTALAVLWYRGYRPDHWFKEDTARRATRKRVGALVAAILVLSLFLGVVTYDSYRTATFEQEVRGDVEELLDQPEYEQLTLLNVQFGYDDPVPPREPTNVTVVVGQPPDSESASLAAPLDQRIDGALGTLDFPGVIVDPGPVDVQVRYVEIESA from the coding sequence GTGCGACTGGTCCAGGTGACGATCCCGGCAGGCAAGCGCGAAGCGATCCTCCGCACCCTCGACGACGAGGGAATCGACTACGTGCTGACCGAGGAGACGAGTGGCCGGGAGTTCACCGGAGTGGTTTCCTTTCCATTGCCGACGACTGCGGTCGAGCCAGTGCTCGATCGGCTCCGCGAGACCGGGATCGACGAGGACGCTTACACTGTCGTTCTCGATGCCGAAACCGTGGTTTCACGCCGATTCGACCAGCTAGAAGAACGTTACGACGAGGAAGACACCGACAAGCGGATCGCACGCGAGGAGCTTCACGCACGTGCCAGAGAGCTCGTTCCTACCACCGGAACCTATCTTGTGATGACGATCGTGAGTGCGGTGGTCGCCACCGCCGGCCTCCTGCTCGACTCGCCGGCGGTGGTGGTGGGATCGATGGTGATCGCGCCGCTGATCGGTCCGGCGATGTCGACCGCCGTCGGGACCGTGGTCGACGATCGCGAGATGTTCCGCACGGGGCTCAGACTCCAAGCCGTGGGGCTCGCCATTGCGATCGTCGCCGCCACCGCGTTCGCCGGCCTCGCCAGAGTGACGAACGTGATCCCACCGGGCACCGACGTGCTCGCGATCAGCCAAGTCAGGGGGCGGCTCACACCGGACTTCCTCTCGCTCGCGGTCGCGCTCGGGGCGGGCGTGGCGGGCGCGGCAAGCCTTGCCTCGGGCGTGTCGGCCGCGATCGTCGGCGTGATGATCGCGGCGGCGCTGGTCCCGCCGCTCGGCGTGATCGGGATCGGGATCGCGTGGGGGCTGCCCGGGACCGTGCTCGGATCCACAGTGCTGGTGCTCGTGAACGTGCTCTCGATCAACGTAACCGCGCTCGCGGTGCTCTGGTATCGAGGCTATCGGCCAGACCACTGGTTCAAGGAGGATACCGCGCGGCGCGCCACCCGCAAGCGCGTCGGCGCGCTAGTGGCCGCGATCCTCGTTCTGTCCCTCTTTCTCGGCGTCGTGACCTACGACTCCTACCGCACCGCGACGTTCGAACAGGAGGTTCGGGGCGATGTCGAGGAACTCCTCGACCAACCCGAGTACGAGCAGCTCACGCTCCTCAACGTCCAGTTCGGCTACGACGATCCCGTCCCGCCACGTGAACCGACGAACGTGACCGTCGTCGTCGGCCAACCGCCGGATAGCGAATCGGCGAGTCTCGCCGCACCGCTCGATCAACGCATCGACGGCGCACTCGGGACACTCGATTTCCCGGGAGTGATCGTCGATCCCGGTCCGGTCGACGTGCAGGTACGGTACGTCGAAATCGAGTCGGCGTAG